From a single Streptomyces sp. NBC_01264 genomic region:
- a CDS encoding ABC transporter ATP-binding protein, with protein sequence MAELTKNAPEREPILQVRNLVKHFPLTQGILFKKQVGAVKAVDGVSFDLYRGETLGIVGESGCGKSTVAKLLMNLERATAGEVFYKGQDITKLSGKALKVVRRNIQMVFQDPYTSLNPRMTVGDIIGEPYEIHPEVAPKGDRRRKVQELLDVVGLNPEYINRYPHQFSGGQRQRIGIARGLALNPEIIICDEPVSALDVSVQAQVINLMEKLQDEFDLSYVFIAHDLSIVRHISDRVGVMYLGKMAEIGSDEQIYEHPTHPYTQALLSAVPVPDPAAREGRERIILTGDVPSPANPPSGCRFRTRCWKAEEKCSVEEPLLAIPERFKGVDSPAAHESACHFAEEKAILAV encoded by the coding sequence ATGGCTGAGCTCACCAAGAACGCCCCCGAGCGCGAGCCGATCCTCCAGGTCCGCAACCTGGTCAAGCACTTCCCGCTGACCCAGGGCATCCTGTTCAAGAAGCAGGTCGGCGCCGTCAAGGCCGTCGACGGGGTCTCCTTCGACCTCTACCGGGGCGAGACCCTCGGCATCGTCGGCGAGTCCGGCTGTGGCAAGTCCACCGTCGCCAAGCTGCTGATGAACCTGGAGCGCGCCACCGCGGGCGAGGTCTTCTACAAGGGCCAGGACATCACCAAGCTGTCTGGCAAGGCCCTGAAGGTCGTCCGCCGCAACATCCAGATGGTGTTCCAGGACCCGTACACCTCCCTGAACCCGCGGATGACGGTCGGCGACATCATCGGCGAGCCGTACGAGATCCACCCGGAGGTGGCCCCCAAGGGCGACCGGCGCCGCAAGGTCCAGGAGCTCCTGGACGTGGTGGGCCTCAACCCGGAGTACATCAACCGGTACCCGCACCAGTTCTCCGGCGGCCAGCGCCAGCGCATCGGCATCGCCCGCGGCCTCGCGCTCAACCCGGAGATCATCATCTGCGACGAGCCGGTCTCCGCGCTCGACGTGTCGGTGCAGGCCCAGGTCATCAACCTGATGGAGAAGCTGCAGGACGAGTTCGACCTCTCCTACGTCTTCATCGCGCACGACCTGTCGATCGTCCGGCACATCTCGGACCGCGTCGGCGTCATGTACCTCGGCAAGATGGCCGAGATCGGCTCCGACGAGCAGATCTACGAGCACCCGACCCACCCGTACACCCAGGCGCTGCTCTCCGCGGTGCCGGTGCCGGACCCGGCCGCCCGCGAGGGCCGCGAGCGGATCATCCTCACCGGTGACGTCCCCTCGCCGGCCAACCCGCCGTCGGGCTGCCGCTTCCGCACCCGCTGCTGGAAGGCCGAGGAGAAGTGCTCCGTGGAGGAGCCGCTGCTCGCCATCCCGGAGCGCTTCAAGGGTGTCGATTCGCCGGCCGCGCACGAGTCGGCCTGCCACTTCGCGGAGGAGAAGGCCATCCTGGCCGTCTGA
- a CDS encoding ABC transporter ATP-binding protein — protein MLLEVRDLHVEFKTRDGVAKAVNGVNYSVAEGETLAVLGESGSGKSVTAQAVMGILDMPPGRIAGGEILFKGKDLLKMKEDERRKVRGAEMAMIFQDALSSLNPVLSVGAQLGEMYEVHRGMSRKDARNKAVELMDRVKIPAARERVGDYPHQFSGGMRQRIMIAMAMALEPSLIIADEPTTALDVTVQAQVMDLLAELQRELNMGLILITHDLGVVADVADKIAVMYAGRIVEAAPVHEIYRNPAHPYTRGLLDSIPRLDQKGQELYAIKGLPPNLLAIPPGCAFNPRCPMARAACRTDVPPLAEVGPDRSSACFFWKECLGG, from the coding sequence ATGCTGCTCGAAGTGCGCGACCTGCACGTGGAATTCAAGACGCGGGACGGCGTCGCCAAGGCCGTCAACGGGGTCAACTACTCCGTGGCCGAGGGCGAGACCCTCGCCGTGCTCGGCGAATCCGGCTCCGGCAAGTCGGTCACCGCCCAGGCCGTCATGGGCATCCTCGACATGCCGCCGGGCCGCATCGCGGGCGGCGAGATCCTCTTCAAGGGCAAGGACCTGCTGAAGATGAAGGAGGACGAGCGCAGGAAGGTCCGCGGCGCCGAGATGGCCATGATCTTCCAGGACGCCCTGTCCTCCCTCAACCCGGTCCTGAGCGTCGGCGCGCAGCTCGGCGAGATGTACGAGGTCCACCGCGGGATGTCCCGCAAGGACGCCCGGAACAAGGCCGTGGAGCTGATGGACCGGGTCAAGATCCCGGCGGCGCGGGAGCGGGTGGGGGACTACCCGCACCAGTTCTCCGGCGGCATGCGCCAGCGCATCATGATCGCCATGGCGATGGCCCTCGAACCCTCGCTCATCATCGCGGACGAGCCGACCACCGCCCTGGACGTCACCGTCCAGGCGCAGGTCATGGACCTGCTCGCGGAGCTCCAGCGCGAACTGAACATGGGCCTGATCCTGATCACCCACGACCTCGGGGTCGTCGCGGACGTCGCGGACAAGATCGCCGTGATGTACGCCGGCCGCATCGTCGAGGCCGCGCCCGTCCACGAGATCTACCGGAATCCCGCTCACCCCTACACCCGGGGCCTGCTGGACTCCATCCCGCGCCTGGACCAGAAGGGCCAGGAGCTGTACGCCATCAAGGGCCTGCCGCCCAACCTGCTCGCCATCCCGCCCGGCTGCGCCTTCAACCCGCGCTGCCCGATGGCCCGGGCCGCCTGCCGCACCGACGTACCGCCGCTGGCCGAGGTCGGACCGGACCGCTCCAGTGCGTGCTTCTTCTGGAAGGAGTGCCTCGGTGGCTGA
- a CDS encoding ABC transporter permease — protein sequence MPEPDPERAAYDPLGPGRYESVAPTGQGGAMDLALEEGESLEKELGGGPAGPAGPQERARSLWSDAWHQLRRNPVFIVSSLLILFLVVISIWPQLIASGDPLQCDLSKSQQGSSPGHPFGYDTQGCDVYTRTVYGARASITVGICATLGAALLGSALGGLAGFFGGWGDALLSRVADIFFGIPVVLGGLVFLSVVTSTTVWPVVGFIVLLGWPQLARIARGSVITAKQNDYVQAARALGAGNARMLLRHVAPNAIAPVIVVATIALGTYIALEATLSFLGVGLRPPTVSWGIDISNAASQIRNAPHMLLYPAGALSITVLAFIMLGDAVRDALDPKLR from the coding sequence ATGCCTGAGCCCGATCCGGAGCGCGCCGCCTACGATCCGTTGGGACCCGGCCGCTACGAGTCCGTCGCCCCGACCGGCCAGGGAGGGGCCATGGATCTCGCCCTGGAAGAGGGCGAAAGCCTGGAGAAGGAGCTCGGGGGAGGCCCCGCGGGGCCCGCCGGCCCCCAGGAGAGGGCCCGCTCCCTGTGGTCCGACGCCTGGCACCAGCTGCGCCGCAACCCCGTCTTCATCGTCTCCTCCCTACTGATCCTCTTCCTCGTGGTCATCTCGATCTGGCCCCAGCTCATCGCGAGCGGCGACCCGCTCCAGTGCGACCTGTCCAAATCGCAGCAGGGCTCCTCCCCGGGCCACCCCTTCGGCTACGACACCCAGGGCTGCGACGTGTACACCCGCACCGTCTACGGGGCCCGGGCTTCCATCACCGTGGGCATCTGCGCCACCCTCGGCGCGGCCCTGCTGGGCTCCGCGCTCGGCGGGCTCGCCGGGTTCTTCGGGGGCTGGGGCGACGCCCTGCTCTCCCGGGTCGCCGACATCTTCTTCGGCATCCCGGTGGTCCTCGGCGGCCTGGTCTTCCTGTCCGTGGTCACCAGCACCACCGTCTGGCCCGTCGTCGGCTTCATCGTGCTGCTGGGCTGGCCCCAGCTGGCCCGCATCGCCCGCGGCTCGGTCATCACCGCCAAACAGAACGACTACGTCCAGGCCGCGCGGGCGCTCGGCGCAGGCAACGCCCGGATGCTGCTGCGGCACGTGGCGCCCAACGCCATCGCGCCCGTCATCGTCGTCGCCACCATCGCGCTCGGCACCTACATCGCCCTGGAAGCCACCCTGTCCTTCCTCGGCGTCGGCCTGCGGCCGCCCACGGTCTCCTGGGGCATCGACATCTCCAACGCCGCCTCCCAGATCCGCAACGCCCCGCACATGCTGCTCTACCCGGCGGGCGCGCTCAGCATCACCGTGCTCGCGTTCATCATGCTCGGCGACGCGGTGCGCGACGCCCTCGACCCCAAGCTGCGCTGA
- a CDS encoding peptide ABC transporter substrate-binding protein, producing the protein MRGATHAKWAACAAAVALAATACGGGSDSGGGGADGIVSSSWGDPQNPLEPANTNEVQGGKVLDMIFRGLKRYDPETGEAKNFLAENIETTDSQNFTITLKDGWKFSNDEPVTAQSFVDAWNYGADVTKKQNNSPFFSDIVGYADVHPEKGDPKAKTMSGLVVKDPKTFTVALKEKFSTWPETLGYQAFSPLPKAFFTDHDAWLKKPVGNGPYTVDSYTKGTGMKLRKWDAYTGEDKALNGGVDLKVYTDNNTAYTDLISGNLDLVDDVPAQQLKNVANDLGDRYINQPALIIQTLTFPLYDPQWNKEGMDKVRRGISMAINRDEITKQIFRETRTPAKDWTSPALGDKGGFSATACGEACSFNPTEAKKLIQEGGGLPGGKVSLTSNVDTGSHRDWMDAVCNSINNALGEGPVCTVNPIGTFADFRNQQSSFKLTGPFRSGWQADYPLIQNFLEPLYYTGASSNYGKFSNPEFDKLVDAANRESDAAKATATFKDAEKILAEQMPSIPLWYQNGSAGYGERVSDVKLNQFSVPVYDQIKVS; encoded by the coding sequence ATGCGCGGAGCCACCCACGCCAAGTGGGCCGCATGTGCGGCGGCCGTCGCCCTCGCGGCGACCGCCTGCGGCGGCGGAAGCGACAGCGGCGGAGGCGGCGCGGACGGCATCGTCAGCTCCTCGTGGGGCGACCCGCAGAACCCGCTGGAGCCCGCCAACACCAACGAGGTCCAGGGCGGCAAGGTCCTCGACATGATCTTCCGGGGGCTCAAGCGGTACGACCCCGAGACCGGCGAGGCGAAGAACTTCCTCGCCGAGAACATCGAGACCACCGACAGCCAGAACTTCACGATCACGCTGAAGGACGGCTGGAAGTTCAGCAACGACGAGCCGGTCACCGCGCAGTCCTTCGTGGACGCCTGGAACTACGGCGCGGACGTCACCAAGAAGCAGAACAACTCGCCCTTCTTCTCCGACATCGTCGGCTACGCGGACGTCCACCCCGAGAAGGGCGACCCCAAGGCCAAGACCATGTCCGGCCTGGTCGTCAAGGACCCCAAGACCTTCACGGTCGCCCTCAAGGAGAAGTTCTCCACCTGGCCCGAGACCCTCGGCTACCAGGCGTTCTCCCCCCTGCCCAAGGCCTTCTTCACCGACCACGACGCCTGGCTGAAGAAGCCCGTCGGCAACGGCCCGTACACGGTGGACTCGTACACCAAGGGCACCGGCATGAAGCTGCGCAAGTGGGACGCCTACACGGGCGAGGACAAGGCGCTCAACGGCGGAGTGGACCTGAAGGTCTACACCGACAACAACACCGCCTACACCGACCTGATCTCCGGCAACCTCGACCTGGTCGACGACGTACCGGCGCAGCAGCTGAAGAACGTCGCGAACGACCTCGGCGACCGCTACATCAACCAGCCGGCCCTCATCATCCAGACCCTCACCTTCCCGCTGTACGACCCGCAGTGGAACAAGGAAGGCATGGACAAGGTCCGCCGGGGCATCTCGATGGCGATCAACCGCGACGAGATCACCAAGCAGATCTTCCGCGAGACCCGCACCCCGGCCAAGGACTGGACCTCCCCGGCCCTCGGCGACAAGGGCGGATTCTCCGCCACCGCCTGCGGCGAGGCCTGCTCCTTCAACCCCACCGAGGCCAAGAAGCTCATCCAGGAGGGCGGCGGCCTGCCCGGCGGCAAGGTCTCGCTGACCTCCAACGTGGACACCGGCTCGCACCGCGACTGGATGGACGCCGTCTGCAACAGCATCAACAACGCGCTCGGCGAGGGCCCGGTCTGCACGGTCAACCCGATCGGCACCTTCGCCGACTTCCGCAACCAGCAGAGCAGCTTCAAGCTGACCGGCCCGTTCCGTTCCGGCTGGCAGGCCGACTACCCCCTGATCCAGAACTTCCTCGAGCCGCTCTACTACACCGGCGCGTCCTCCAACTACGGCAAGTTCAGCAACCCGGAGTTCGACAAGCTCGTCGACGCGGCGAACCGCGAGAGCGACGCCGCCAAGGCGACCGCCACCTTCAAGGACGCCGAGAAGATCCTCGCCGAGCAGATGCCGTCCATCCCGCTCTGGTACCAGAACGGCAGCGCGGGCTACGGGGAGCGCGTCTCGGACGTGAAGCTCAACCAGTTCAGCGTCCCGGTGTACGACCAGATCAAGGTCAGCTGA
- a CDS encoding GNAT family N-acetyltransferase produces MSDLLNMRPAGPSDAEDICGLLNAVDLIEIGRPETDLAAVEADLNHPGVDLARDSWLAFEGGRLVAYAMVWADSGPGRVDGDHYVLPGHRAAAVRLLELMEVRARELAAGAPEACLRLQLNVEPTLDADLLPGRGYRIVRRYQVMTRAVDRADAPPVPPAGLVLRPCDGDEAERRRAHALIEEAFAEHFGHVDRPYEPWLDHIDGHGLDWSLVWIASLPELGDVGVLLTRDDRTRMGWVSHLGVRREARGRGVGGFLLRHGFAAHAARGRSTVGLGVDTANETGALALYEAHGMALHYAVVTWELKLGPSVLHSQG; encoded by the coding sequence ATGAGCGACCTGCTGAACATGCGGCCCGCCGGGCCCTCGGACGCCGAGGACATCTGCGGTCTCCTCAACGCCGTCGACCTGATCGAGATCGGCCGTCCCGAGACCGACCTGGCCGCCGTCGAGGCCGACCTGAACCACCCCGGCGTGGACCTGGCGAGGGACTCCTGGCTCGCCTTCGAGGGCGGCCGGCTCGTCGCCTACGCCATGGTGTGGGCGGACTCCGGCCCGGGCCGCGTCGACGGCGACCACTACGTCCTGCCGGGGCACCGCGCGGCCGCCGTCCGGCTGCTGGAACTCATGGAGGTCCGGGCCCGCGAGCTCGCCGCCGGCGCGCCCGAAGCCTGCCTGCGCCTCCAGCTCAACGTCGAGCCCACCCTCGACGCCGACCTGCTGCCGGGCCGCGGCTACCGCATCGTGCGCCGCTACCAGGTGATGACCCGCGCCGTCGACCGGGCCGACGCACCCCCGGTGCCTCCCGCGGGGCTCGTGCTGCGGCCCTGCGACGGGGACGAGGCGGAGCGCCGCCGCGCCCACGCCCTGATCGAGGAGGCCTTCGCCGAGCACTTCGGCCACGTGGACCGCCCGTACGAGCCCTGGCTGGACCACATCGACGGCCATGGCCTCGACTGGTCGCTGGTGTGGATCGCCAGCCTGCCCGAGCTGGGCGACGTAGGGGTCCTGCTGACCCGCGACGACCGCACCCGGATGGGCTGGGTCAGCCACCTCGGCGTCCGCCGGGAGGCCCGCGGCCGGGGCGTCGGAGGCTTCCTGCTCCGCCACGGCTTCGCCGCCCACGCCGCGCGCGGCCGCTCCACGGTGGGCCTCGGCGTGGACACCGCCAACGAAACCGGAGCGCTCGCCCTGTACGAGGCGCACGGCATGGCGCTGCACTACGCCGTGGTGACCTGGGAGCTGAAGCTGGGACCGTCCGTATTGCACTCGCAGGGGTGA
- a CDS encoding ABC transporter ATP-binding protein: MIIIDKTSNVPAPRSAPEDTPLLEVRDLHVEFHTRDGVAKAVNGVSYSVNAGETLAVLGESGSGKSVTAQAIMGILDMPPGKIPQGEILFQGTDLLKLPAEEFRKIRGRKIAMIFQDALSSLNPVHTVGAQLGEMFRVHRGMSKKDSTAKAVELMDRVKIPAAKARVGDYPHQFSGGMRQRIMIAMAMALEPDLIIADEPTTALDVTVQAQVMDLLAELQREMNMGLILITHDLGVVADVADKIAVMYGGRIVENAPVHEIYKRPAHPYTRGLLDSIPRLDQKGQELYAIKGLPPNLLNIPSGCAFNPRCPKAQDICRTEVPVLHPVTEQDGAELAGRTSACHFWKEQIHG; the protein is encoded by the coding sequence GTGATCATCATCGACAAGACCTCGAATGTCCCCGCGCCCCGATCGGCGCCGGAGGACACCCCCCTTCTCGAAGTGCGCGACCTGCACGTCGAGTTCCACACCCGCGACGGTGTCGCCAAGGCCGTCAACGGTGTCTCGTACTCCGTCAACGCGGGCGAGACCCTCGCCGTCCTCGGCGAGTCCGGCTCCGGCAAGTCCGTGACGGCGCAGGCCATCATGGGCATCCTGGACATGCCCCCGGGCAAGATCCCGCAGGGCGAGATCCTGTTCCAGGGCACCGACCTGCTGAAGCTGCCGGCCGAGGAGTTCCGCAAGATCCGCGGCCGGAAGATCGCCATGATCTTCCAGGACGCGCTGTCCTCGCTGAACCCGGTGCACACCGTCGGAGCCCAGCTCGGCGAGATGTTCCGCGTACACCGCGGGATGTCCAAGAAGGACTCCACGGCCAAGGCCGTCGAGCTCATGGACCGCGTGAAGATCCCCGCCGCCAAGGCGCGCGTGGGGGACTACCCGCACCAGTTCTCCGGCGGCATGCGCCAGCGCATCATGATCGCCATGGCGATGGCCCTGGAGCCCGACCTGATCATCGCGGACGAGCCGACCACGGCTCTCGACGTGACGGTCCAGGCGCAGGTCATGGACCTGCTCGCGGAGCTCCAGCGCGAGATGAACATGGGCCTGATCCTGATCACCCACGACCTCGGCGTCGTCGCCGACGTCGCGGACAAGATCGCCGTCATGTACGGCGGCCGGATCGTCGAGAACGCCCCGGTCCATGAGATCTACAAGCGCCCGGCGCACCCGTACACCCGGGGCCTGCTGGACTCGATCCCGCGCCTGGACCAGAAGGGCCAGGAGCTCTACGCGATCAAGGGCCTGCCGCCCAACCTGCTCAACATCCCCTCCGGCTGCGCCTTCAACCCGCGCTGCCCGAAGGCGCAGGACATCTGCCGCACCGAGGTGCCGGTCCTGCACCCGGTGACCGAGCAGGACGGCGCCGAACTGGCCGGCCGCACCAGCGCGTGCCACTTCTGGAAGGAGCAGATCCATGGCTGA
- a CDS encoding ABC transporter permease: protein MGRYVIRRLLQMIPVFIGSTFLIFFMVYALGDPVAALFGDKAPDPATAARIRKDLYLDQPLWKQYLHYMGQIFQGDFGTAFNGQKVTELMASAFPVTLRLTIVAIAIEIVVGITLGVISGLKRGKSIDSGVLVLTLVVISVPTFVTGYLLQFVFGVTWGWVRPTVSPDAPFSELILPGIVLALVSLAYVTRLTRTSIAENVKADYVRTAVAKGLPRRRVVTRHLLRNSLIPVVTFIGTDIGALMGGAIVTERIFNIHGVGYQLYQGILRNNSPTVVGFVTILVIVFLLANLLVDLLYAVLDPRIRYA from the coding sequence ATGGGACGTTATGTGATCCGGCGACTGCTCCAGATGATCCCCGTGTTCATCGGCAGCACGTTCCTGATCTTCTTCATGGTGTACGCGCTGGGTGACCCGGTCGCCGCCCTCTTCGGCGACAAGGCTCCCGACCCCGCCACCGCCGCGCGCATCCGCAAGGACCTCTACCTCGACCAGCCCCTGTGGAAGCAGTACCTGCACTACATGGGCCAGATCTTCCAGGGCGACTTCGGCACCGCCTTCAACGGCCAGAAGGTCACCGAACTCATGGCCTCGGCCTTCCCGGTGACCCTGCGCCTGACCATCGTGGCGATCGCCATCGAGATCGTCGTCGGCATCACCCTCGGCGTGATCAGCGGCCTCAAGCGCGGCAAGTCCATCGACAGCGGCGTGCTGGTGCTCACCCTCGTCGTCATCTCGGTGCCCACCTTCGTGACGGGCTACCTCCTCCAGTTCGTCTTCGGCGTCACATGGGGATGGGTACGCCCCACCGTCTCCCCGGACGCCCCCTTCAGCGAACTGATCCTGCCCGGCATCGTCCTCGCGCTGGTCTCCCTCGCCTACGTCACCCGGCTGACCCGGACCTCCATCGCCGAGAACGTCAAGGCCGACTACGTCCGCACCGCCGTGGCCAAGGGCCTGCCCCGCCGCCGGGTCGTCACCCGCCACCTGCTGCGCAACTCGCTGATCCCCGTGGTCACCTTCATCGGCACCGACATCGGCGCCCTGATGGGCGGAGCCATCGTCACCGAGCGGATCTTCAACATCCACGGGGTCGGCTACCAGCTCTACCAGGGCATCCTGCGCAACAACTCCCCGACGGTGGTCGGCTTCGTGACCATCCTCGTGATCGTCTTCCTGCTGGCGAACCTGCTCGTCGACCTGCTCTACGCGGTCCTGGACCCGAGGATCCGTTATGCCTGA
- a CDS encoding ABC transporter ATP-binding protein: protein MAESILVVEDLVKHYPLTQGILFKKQVGAVKAVDGVSFDLRAGETLGIVGESGCGKSTVAKMLVNLERPTAGSITYKGEDLAKLSAKGLKAARRNIQMVFQDPYTSLNPRMTVGDIIGEPYEIHPEVAPKGDRRRKVQELLDVVGLNPEYINRYPHQFSGGQRQRIGIARGLALQPEIIVADEPVSALDVSVQAQVVNLLERLQDEFNLSYVFIAHDLSIVRHISDRVGVMYLGRIVEIGTDTQIYDHPTHPYTQALLSAVPVPDPAARAGRDRIILSGDVPSPANPPSGCRFRTRCWKAEARCASEVPLLEIPAFLPGGPTAHPSACHFASERVVLPPAPPPGPASAPPSEPPSGPLTKE from the coding sequence GTGGCTGAGTCCATCCTCGTGGTGGAGGACCTGGTCAAGCACTACCCGCTGACCCAGGGCATCCTCTTCAAGAAGCAGGTCGGCGCCGTCAAGGCCGTCGACGGGGTCTCCTTCGACCTGCGGGCCGGCGAAACCCTCGGGATCGTGGGGGAGTCGGGCTGCGGCAAGTCCACCGTCGCCAAGATGCTGGTCAACCTCGAACGCCCGACGGCCGGCTCGATCACGTACAAGGGCGAGGACCTCGCCAAGCTGTCCGCCAAGGGCCTCAAGGCCGCGCGCCGCAACATCCAGATGGTGTTCCAGGACCCGTACACCTCCCTGAACCCGCGGATGACGGTCGGCGACATCATCGGCGAGCCGTACGAGATCCACCCGGAGGTGGCCCCCAAGGGCGACCGGCGCCGCAAGGTCCAGGAGCTCCTGGACGTGGTGGGCCTCAACCCGGAGTACATCAACCGGTACCCGCACCAGTTCTCCGGCGGCCAGCGCCAGCGCATCGGCATCGCCCGCGGCCTCGCCCTCCAGCCCGAGATCATCGTCGCCGACGAGCCCGTCTCCGCCCTCGACGTCTCCGTCCAGGCCCAGGTGGTCAACCTTCTGGAGCGCCTCCAGGACGAGTTCAACCTCTCCTACGTGTTCATCGCGCACGACCTCTCGATCGTCCGGCACATCTCCGACCGGGTCGGCGTCATGTACCTGGGCCGGATCGTCGAGATCGGCACCGACACCCAGATCTACGACCACCCCACCCACCCGTACACCCAGGCCCTGCTCTCCGCCGTCCCGGTCCCCGACCCGGCGGCCCGCGCGGGACGCGACCGGATCATCCTCTCCGGCGACGTGCCCTCCCCGGCCAACCCGCCGTCGGGCTGCCGCTTCCGCACCCGCTGCTGGAAGGCCGAGGCGCGCTGTGCTTCGGAGGTCCCGCTCCTGGAGATCCCGGCCTTCCTCCCGGGCGGCCCGACGGCCCATCCCTCGGCCTGTCATTTCGCATCCGAGCGGGTCGTCCTCCCGCCGGCACCGCCTCCGGGACCCGCATCGGCACCGCCTTCGGAACCGCCTTCGGGACCACTGACCAAGGAGTGA